Proteins encoded by one window of Glycine soja cultivar W05 chromosome 15, ASM419377v2, whole genome shotgun sequence:
- the LOC114387181 gene encoding uncharacterized protein LOC114387181 isoform X1: MSGKGGGSHNNGGGKALSATIPASSRKMVQSLKEIVSNFPDHEIYATLKDCNMDPNEAVSRLLSQDPFHEVKSKREKKKEIKDPTDSRSRGSGTNNTSSRGGGRAGTDRYGGRGGANQFGSSDYGLQGKPVYKKENGAPTFGGSTSSAPSVLGNNTNTRLPSYSDSVVTEKTYAFGIGDGPSSSSQRAGLQSAWTGNTGQVSMADIVKMGRPQARPSMHNSSIQSCNHQNVFMPPAASDNNLHSLQGYASKVSETNTNQGHVISDNVPQNDEWPCIENQHDVIVYADVDAHANSEYYANSSSFAEADWQQKTHLDEHVAEDGSVENADNVESASISAKSTSEDNTGAEDDVSSVAANIEQLNIQRDDQGTEQEHENPSVVIPNHLLLHTPECMNLSFGSFGSGNPLSGSGSFTSRPLKSSLEDTSGATDVSTIENSDTRYLSCRNPDYYGDEHLSTTATTTSDGNLVQGTGVSAGTYEHTSISQQEALKPDPPEIAQENQYSFTSQSHGFNYENAQQPEVTFPLSQTSSQMQNLAPFSGVMQVHTNSLPSALLSLPVQTAREDIPYLPFPATQSMPTKYSNIGSSTITVSEALRASGITTPQPNAQTLSGAGVATGPALPQHLAVHPYSQPTLPLGHFANMISYPFLPQSYTYMPSAFQQTFAGNNTYPQSLAAVLPQYKNNVSASSLPQSAAIPPGYGFGSSTSIPGGNFSLNPPAAPTGTTIGYEDLINSQFKDNNHMMSLQQNENSPMWVQGPGSRTMSAVPPSNYYNLQGQNQQQPGGFRQRQQQQQQPSQHFGPLGYPNFYQSQTGISLEHQPQNPREASLGGPQSQPSKQSQQIWQNSY, encoded by the exons ATGAGTGGGAAGGGCGGTGGCAGCCACAACAATGGCGGCGGCAAGGCGCTGTCGGCGACGATTCCGGCGTCATCGCGGAAGATGGTTCAGAGCTTGAaggagattgtctccaatttccCCGATCACGAGATCTACGCCACGCTCAAAGACTGTAACATGGACCCTAACGAAGCTGTTAGTCGTCTCCTCTCACAAG ATCCTTTTCATGAGGTGAAGAGCAagcgagaaaagaaaaaagag ATTAAGGACCCTACAGATTCCAGGTCTCGTGGGAGTGGGACAAACAACACATCTAGTCGTGGTGGTGGTAGGGCTGGCACAGATCGTTATGGTGGACGTGGTGGTGCCAACCAATTCGGCAGCAGTG ATTATGGTCTGCAGGGGAAGCCTGTATACAAGAAGGAAAATGGGGCACCCACTTTTGGAGGGTCCACATCTTCTGCACCTAGTGTGCTGGGAAATAATACGAACACGAGACTGCCATCCTACAg TGATTCTGTGGTTACTGAAAAAACATATGCATTTGGCATCGGTGATGGACCATCTTCATCATCACAACGTGCTGGACTGCAATCTGCATGGACAGGGAATACAGGTCAAGTATCAATGGCCGACATTGTCAAGATGGGTAGGCCACAGGCCAGGCCATCCATGCATAACTCTTCCATCCAGAGTTGTAATCATCAGAATGTCTTCATGCCTCCAGCAGCTTCAGATAACAATTTGCATTCATTGCAAGGTtatgcttccaaagtttcagaAACAAATACTAATCAAGGCCATGTCATTAGCGACAATGTTCCACAGAATGATGAATGGCCTTGTATTGAGAACCAACATGATGTTATAGTATATGCAGATGTGGATGCCCATGCAAATTCTGAGTACTATGCAAACTCATCAAGCTTTGCTGAAGCTGATTGGCAGCAGAAAACTCACTTGGATGAACATGTAGCTGAAGATGGTTCTGTTGAGAATGCAGACAATGTTGAATCTGCTTCTATATCTGCTAAAAGTACGTCAGAGGATAACACAGGAG CTGAAGATGATGTTTCATCAGTGGCTGCAAACATAGAGCAGCTAAATATACAGAGAGATGATCAGGGGACAGAACAAGAACATGAGAATCCTTCTGTAGTAATTCCAAATCACCTACTACTCCATACTCCAGAATGCATGAATCTGAGCTTTGGAAGTTTTGGATCTGGAAACCCCCTTTCTGGATCTGGGTCATTTACATCTAGGCCTTTGAAAAGTAGCTTGGAGGATACATCTGGTGCAACAGATGTTTCAACAATTGAGAACTCAGACACTAG ATATCTTTCTTGCAGAAATCCTGACTATTACGGGGATGAGCATCTTTCTACTACTGCTACTACTACCTCAGATGGAAATTTAGTTCAAGGAACTGGTGTAAGTGCTGGGACCTATGAACATACTTCCATTTCACAACAAGAGGCTTTAAAACCGGACCCCCCTGAAATTGCTCAGGAAAATCAGTATTCATTTACATCCCAGTCTCATggatttaattatgaaaatgcCCAACAACCGGAGGTCACATTTCCTCTTTCACAGACCAGCTCACAGATGCAGAATCTTGCTCCCTTCTCTGGTGTAATG CAGGTGCATACAAATTCTTTGCCCAGTGCTCTGTTGTCATTGCCAGTTCAAACAGCAAGAGAAGATATTCCATACTTACCCTTCCCTGCAACACAATCGATGCCTACAAAATATAGTAACATTGGTAGTTCCACCATAACCGTGTCAGAG GCTCTAAGAGCTAGTGGCATTACTACACCTCAACCTAATGCACAAACCCTGTCTGGTGCAGGTGTTGCCACTGGACCTGCACTTCCTCAGCACCTTGCTGTGCATCCCTACTCCCAACCTACTCTTCCTCTGGGGCATTTTGCTAACATGATTAGCTATCCATTCTTGCCTCAGAGCTATACCTATATGCCATCAGCTTTTCAGCAGACTTTTGCTGGAAATAACACATATCCCCAATCTCTGGCAGCAGTGCTTCCAcagtataaaaataatgtttctgCCAGCAGTTTGCCTCAGTCTGCTGCTATTCCTCCTGGATATGGCTTTGGCAGTTCAACAAGCATTCCTGGAGGAAATTTTTCTCTGAATCCACCTGCTGCTCCTACTGGGACAACCATTGGATATGAGGATCTTATAAACTCCCAGTTTAAGGACAATAATCATATGATGTCACTACAGCAG AACGAGAATTCTCCCATGTGGGTTCAGGGCCCTGGCTCTCGAACAATGTCTGCAGTTCCTCCCAGCAACTATTATAATTTGCAGGGACAGAATCAACAACAACCAGGTGGATTTCGGCAAAGGCAGCAACAGCAGCAACAGCCTTCACAGCATTTTGGACCCCTTGGGTACCCTAATTTCTACCAATCTCAGACTGGCATTTCGCTGGAACATCAGCCACAAAATCCTCGGGAAGCATCCTTGGGTGGTCCGCAAAGCCAACCATCCAAGCAGTCCCAACAAATATGGCAAAACAGCTACTAA